The genome window CCGCGGAGGCCGTGTGAAGGATCTTCCTGGAGTGCGTTATCACGTCGTGCGGGGAACGCTCGATACGGTCGGCGTTGCCAATCGCAAACAGAGCCGCTCCAAGTACGGAGCGAAGAGGCCGAAGGCCTAGGAAGAACCGCCCGCGGTAGCGGGTGGGTGCAAGAGATCGTTGAGATTAGAGGGTATTAGAACTCATGCCACGTAAAGGACACATAGCAAAGCGCGAGACCGCGGCCGATCCAGTTTATAGCTCGACCCTGGTGACCAAGTTCGTGAACTCGATGATGTACCAGGGCAAGAAGAGCACCGCTCAGTCGATCTTCTACCAGTCGATGAAGAACCTCGAGCAGAAGGGCGGAGACGAAGCGCTGAAGCTCTTCAAGAAGGCAGTCGAAAACTGCAAGCCGCTGCTCGAAGTGAAAACTCGCCGCGTGGGTGGCGCGAACTATCAGGTTCCGGTGGAAGTGAATCCGGACCGTCGCACGTCGCTCGCGATTCGCTGGCTGGTTAGCTACGGCCGTTCCCGTGGCGAAAAGGGAATGATTGACAAGCTCACGAATGAGCTGCTCGACGCCGCCAACGGCCGCGGCGCTGCGATCAAGAAGAAAGAAGACGTTCACCGCATGGCGGAAGCCAACAAGGCTTTCGCGCATTATCGCTGGTAAGAGATTTAGTCGTGTCATTCCGAACGAAGTGAGGAATCCCTACTGGACCCAAAAAGTTTGGTGGGAGTAGGGATTCTTCACTACGTTCGGAATGACAAACGGAACCAAAGCAGGAATCGAGAAAGTTTAGGAACATCGTGCCCAGACAGGACCCATTAGAGCGTTGTAGGAATATCGGCATCATGGCCCACA of Terriglobales bacterium contains these proteins:
- the rpsG gene encoding 30S ribosomal protein S7, translating into MPRKGHIAKRETAADPVYSSTLVTKFVNSMMYQGKKSTAQSIFYQSMKNLEQKGGDEALKLFKKAVENCKPLLEVKTRRVGGANYQVPVEVNPDRRTSLAIRWLVSYGRSRGEKGMIDKLTNELLDAANGRGAAIKKKEDVHRMAEANKAFAHYRW